Proteins from one Lachnospiraceae bacterium genomic window:
- a CDS encoding pilus assembly protein: MSFIGKHLRGSMVVEAALIFPWVIAVILPFIYLLYGLLIQSILEAALDKGLREMAVEAYVLERLLILPEQNAAEADKVPIEAEEVQELKGVLEKYMALRDLDSGKEMLEAEALNIAGQYLLKKKLKNHIQEEQLERWGILDGWQGISFSESQFFYTKDGRKRLIRGVISFKWNIVLPFWRLPDAKIERVYHTFVGEDARFEQEKAENASTETIVYRIGQGAHYHSLECYLIQKDIVAQVRQQAQGEGREACERCHPQQEVIVYMTIKGEHYHRQGCAYLYPQLSSMRIEEALQQGYTGCGLCQEGKGNFSWDS, from the coding sequence ATGAGTTTTATCGGTAAGCACCTTAGAGGTTCAATGGTAGTAGAAGCGGCCTTAATATTTCCATGGGTTATTGCAGTTATCCTGCCATTTATTTATTTGCTGTATGGGCTGCTGATACAAAGTATATTAGAAGCTGCTTTAGACAAAGGCCTTCGTGAGATGGCAGTGGAGGCTTATGTGCTGGAGCGTTTATTGATACTTCCGGAACAGAATGCGGCGGAGGCCGATAAGGTGCCGATAGAGGCAGAAGAGGTACAGGAACTTAAAGGGGTACTGGAAAAATATATGGCGCTACGAGATCTAGATAGCGGAAAGGAAATGCTGGAGGCAGAGGCACTTAATATAGCAGGACAGTATCTTTTAAAGAAAAAGCTTAAAAATCATATTCAAGAGGAGCAATTGGAAAGATGGGGGATTTTAGACGGATGGCAGGGGATTTCCTTTTCAGAAAGCCAATTTTTTTATACGAAAGATGGAAGGAAAAGACTCATTAGAGGCGTCATTTCCTTTAAGTGGAATATAGTTCTTCCTTTCTGGAGGCTCCCGGATGCCAAAATAGAAAGAGTGTACCATACATTTGTTGGAGAGGATGCCCGGTTTGAGCAAGAAAAAGCAGAGAATGCATCAACAGAGACGATCGTATACCGAATAGGGCAGGGAGCTCATTATCATAGCCTGGAGTGTTATCTAATTCAGAAGGATATCGTTGCTCAGGTACGACAGCAAGCGCAAGGTGAGGGGCGAGAGGCCTGTGAGCGCTGTCATCCGCAGCAAGAGGTGATTGTGTATATGACCATCAAAGGAGAGCATTATCATAGACAAGGATGTGCTTATCTGTATCCGCAGCTTTCATCTATGAGGATAGAAGAGGCACTTCAGCAGGGATATACAGGGTGCGGACTTTGTCAGGAGGGAAAAGGAAATTTTTCATGGGACTCATGA
- a CDS encoding ABC transporter ATP-binding protein — protein sequence MGLMMQAVLIGLGVFDVWTKKLPVVLLLILSIGGIWEFAHLAWQLQLFSFFFAALIGACGIYFQKKKQLGGGDVWLLIVLVLFWPPEIFCKSIGSAAMLLGLVAVGIWLLDKESDGRVPFVPFILLGYWITVCGE from the coding sequence ATGGGACTCATGATGCAGGCTGTTTTAATAGGGTTGGGAGTTTTTGATGTGTGGACTAAAAAGCTGCCGGTTGTATTGTTACTGATCCTTTCGATAGGAGGGATATGGGAATTTGCCCATCTTGCATGGCAGCTGCAGCTGTTTTCTTTCTTTTTTGCTGCGCTAATTGGCGCATGCGGAATCTATTTTCAAAAGAAAAAGCAGTTGGGGGGAGGGGATGTATGGCTGCTCATTGTTTTGGTGCTTTTTTGGCCGCCGGAAATATTTTGTAAGAGCATAGGCAGTGCGGCCATGCTCTTAGGTCTAGTAGCCGTAGGGATATGGCTGTTAGACAAGGAGAGTGATGGAAGGGTTCCGTTTGTTCCCTTTATTTTATTAGGATATTGGATTACGGTTTGCGGAGAGTAA
- a CDS encoding class I SAM-dependent methyltransferase: MYQEFAKVYDEFMQTIPYTVWADYIEQIWKAHKLVPELVLDLACGTGSLTLELAKRGYDMIGADISPEMLEIAQGKARDEHQDILYLMQDMREFELYGTVDSILCTCDSINYILDEEELLQTFELVENYLDPGGLFVFDINTAYKYEQLLGDQTFADTTETAAFIWQNYYDSKERLNEYQVTFFYQQGELYQREEELHYQKAYTASQICNLLEASQLKVEAVYDAFTLNPIRESSERICFVAREQRKEKKKR, from the coding sequence ATGTATCAGGAATTTGCGAAAGTTTATGATGAGTTTATGCAGACAATTCCCTATACGGTATGGGCAGATTATATAGAGCAGATATGGAAAGCACATAAGCTAGTTCCTGAGCTAGTTTTGGATTTAGCCTGTGGTACAGGCAGTCTTACGCTGGAGCTGGCAAAGCGCGGCTATGATATGATCGGTGCGGATATATCGCCGGAGATGTTAGAAATTGCACAGGGTAAGGCTAGGGATGAGCATCAGGATATTTTATATTTAATGCAGGATATGCGAGAATTTGAGCTGTATGGAACGGTTGACAGCATTTTATGTACCTGTGACAGCATCAATTACATTTTAGATGAAGAGGAGCTGCTGCAGACTTTTGAATTAGTAGAAAATTATCTGGATCCGGGCGGCCTTTTTGTTTTTGATATCAATACGGCTTATAAATATGAACAGCTGTTAGGGGATCAGACCTTTGCAGATACTACGGAAACAGCGGCGTTTATTTGGCAGAATTATTATGATTCGAAAGAAAGGCTCAATGAATATCAGGTGACCTTTTTTTATCAGCAGGGGGAGCTCTATCAAAGAGAAGAGGAACTTCATTATCAGAAGGCATACACGGCCTCACAGATTTGTAATTTGCTGGAGGCGAGTCAGTTGAAGGTGGAAGCTGTGTATGATGCATTTACATTAAATCCGATAAGGGAAAGCTCTGAGCGCATATGTTTTGTGGCAAGAGAGCAGAGAAAGGAAAAAAAGAAAAGATGA